The following are from one region of the Streptomyces tuirus genome:
- a CDS encoding cupin domain-containing protein, whose protein sequence is MITSRPNIVSLSDVEPNRRRGGDLRAMLTPAAVGATSGFMGVALIEPGDRIGEHYHPYSEEFVYVVCGQLEVDLDGEPHPLQPEQGLLIPVNMRHRFRNVGDVEARLVFHLGPLAPSPPLGHVDTEETDVQSAAVGAEAAERRQVRS, encoded by the coding sequence GTGATCACATCCCGTCCCAACATCGTGAGCCTGAGCGACGTCGAGCCCAACCGCCGGCGAGGCGGTGACCTGCGCGCCATGCTCACTCCGGCCGCGGTGGGCGCCACCAGTGGATTCATGGGCGTGGCCCTCATCGAGCCCGGTGACCGCATCGGTGAGCACTACCACCCGTACTCCGAGGAGTTCGTGTACGTGGTGTGCGGGCAGCTCGAGGTGGACCTGGACGGAGAGCCGCACCCGCTCCAGCCCGAGCAGGGGCTGCTCATCCCCGTCAACATGCGCCACCGCTTCCGCAACGTCGGCGACGTGGAGGCCCGGCTGGTCTTCCACCTCGGCCCCCTGGCCCCGAGTCCGCCGCTGGGTCACGTCGACACCGAGGAGACCGACGTCCAGTCCGCAGCGGTGGGAGCGGAGGCGGCCGAACGACGTCAGGTCCGGTCATGA
- a CDS encoding SchA/CurD-like domain-containing protein, which translates to MTTTSERVEGSRARQASHHVSQSVFDGSRLRVVLLVDVHDGAQHQFLEAYEQLCNQVASVPGHVSDQLCQSIENPSQWLITSEWESAPPFLAWVNSEEHVRMVEPLHSCVRDTRSLRFHVVRETGGPAAGTDPEARRLQTAPRIGDGVIRHALTFTVKPGSEEIVAKILADYDSPEPKVDDTTRLCRTSLFMHGNRVVRAVEVRGDLLAALRHVARQPEVRAVEEAINPHLEQDRDLGDPESARVFFTRAALPAVHHVMAERPNAQAERYALYYPARPERGMQLAELLAHRDETAADDPRSPVLRSTIFQRDDVVVRLIDVHGGLEAADPGQILGLSDSAQVAELTTLLDETAGMDVVASKDGSLARLLELARMDLVTDRRSPDA; encoded by the coding sequence ATGACCACCACGTCCGAACGGGTGGAAGGTTCGCGTGCGCGACAGGCGTCGCACCATGTCTCCCAGTCCGTGTTCGACGGTTCCCGGCTGCGTGTCGTCCTCCTGGTCGACGTCCACGACGGGGCCCAGCACCAGTTCCTCGAAGCTTACGAACAGTTGTGCAATCAGGTCGCGTCCGTGCCCGGGCATGTCAGCGACCAGCTGTGCCAGTCGATCGAGAACCCGTCCCAGTGGCTCATCACCAGCGAGTGGGAGAGCGCCCCGCCCTTCCTGGCCTGGGTCAACAGCGAAGAGCACGTGCGGATGGTGGAGCCGCTGCACAGCTGCGTCCGCGACACCCGGTCACTGCGCTTCCACGTGGTCCGCGAGACCGGCGGCCCGGCGGCGGGCACCGACCCGGAGGCACGCAGGCTCCAGACGGCGCCCAGGATCGGCGACGGCGTGATCCGGCACGCGCTCACCTTCACCGTGAAGCCCGGCAGCGAGGAGATCGTCGCAAAGATCCTCGCCGACTACGACTCGCCCGAGCCCAAGGTCGACGACACCACGCGCCTGTGCCGCACCTCGCTGTTCATGCACGGCAACCGGGTGGTGCGGGCCGTCGAGGTGCGGGGCGATCTGCTGGCCGCGCTGCGTCACGTCGCCCGGCAGCCCGAAGTACGGGCCGTCGAAGAGGCCATCAACCCTCATCTGGAGCAGGACCGGGACCTGGGCGACCCCGAGTCCGCCCGGGTCTTCTTCACCAGGGCCGCGCTGCCGGCCGTCCACCACGTGATGGCGGAGCGGCCGAACGCGCAGGCCGAGCGGTACGCCCTGTACTACCCGGCGCGGCCGGAACGCGGGATGCAGCTCGCCGAACTCCTGGCCCACCGCGACGAGACGGCGGCCGACGACCCGCGCAGCCCCGTCCTGCGCAGCACGATCTTCCAGCGCGACGACGTCGTCGTACGGCTGATCGACGTGCACGGCGGACTCGAGGCGGCCGACCCCGGCCAGATCCTCGGCCTGTCCGACTCGGCACAGGTGGCCGAGCTGACGACGCTGCTGGACGAGACCGCGGGCATGGACGTGGTCGCGTCGAAGGACGGCAGCCTCGCGCGCCTGCTCGAACTGGCGCGCATGGATCTCGTCACCGACCGCCGGTCGCCCGACGCCTGA
- a CDS encoding FAD-dependent oxidoreductase — translation MNERAGRTGPHTLSVPVLIVGGSLVGLSTSLFLGRLGVPHMLVERHAGTSIHPRGRGNNVRTMELFRVAGVEQGIKDAAATLAVNHGILQAPTLVGDAGEWLFRDIDPGGGLARFSPSAWCLCSQNDLEPVLLDHAREHGGDLRFATELLSFESDSTGVTAVVKSRETGEHTTIRADYLVAADGPRSPVREQLGITQSGPGDLFHNVSLTFRSRRLADVVGDRHFIVCYLTNPDADGALLPVDNRENWVFHAPWHPENGETLEEFTDERCVEHIRRAVGVADLDVEITGKAPWHAAQRVARSYRSGRVFLAGDSAHEMSPTGAFGSNTGIQDAHNLAWKLAAVLDGWAGEELLDTYDAERRPVAEATSARAAARSAEHSHPGFAPPPAAGGGGPQKGILNVALGYRYPQGAVVGADPAVPVVPERLDLSGGPGSRAPHLWVRRGDERLSTLDLYERSLVLLSDAAEPNEWHEAAVRLADKLSLPLASYRVGSEAQADLVPEDDADWAERHGTGPGGAVLVRPDGFVVWRSQGPDPDAEAVLHQVLRTALAVA, via the coding sequence ATGAACGAACGAGCCGGACGGACGGGCCCCCACACCCTCAGCGTCCCGGTCCTCATCGTGGGCGGCTCCCTGGTCGGCCTGTCCACCTCGTTGTTCCTGGGACGGCTGGGCGTGCCCCACATGCTGGTGGAGCGCCACGCGGGCACCTCCATCCACCCGCGGGGCCGCGGCAACAACGTCCGCACCATGGAACTGTTCCGGGTGGCGGGTGTCGAACAGGGGATCAAGGACGCGGCCGCCACCCTGGCCGTCAACCACGGCATCCTCCAGGCACCCACCCTGGTCGGCGACGCGGGCGAGTGGCTGTTCAGGGACATCGACCCGGGCGGCGGCCTGGCCCGCTTCAGCCCCAGCGCCTGGTGCCTGTGCAGCCAGAACGACCTCGAACCGGTGCTGCTCGACCACGCCCGCGAGCACGGAGGCGATCTGCGCTTCGCCACCGAGCTGCTGTCGTTCGAGAGCGACTCCACCGGTGTCACCGCCGTCGTCAAGAGCCGCGAGACGGGTGAGCACACCACCATCCGCGCGGACTATCTCGTCGCCGCGGACGGCCCCCGCAGCCCCGTGCGCGAACAACTCGGCATCACCCAGAGCGGACCCGGCGACCTGTTCCACAACGTCAGCCTCACGTTCCGCTCCCGCCGTCTCGCCGACGTCGTGGGGGACCGTCACTTCATCGTCTGCTACCTGACGAACCCGGACGCCGACGGCGCCCTGCTGCCGGTGGACAACCGCGAGAACTGGGTCTTCCACGCCCCCTGGCACCCGGAAAACGGGGAGACCCTGGAGGAGTTCACCGACGAGCGCTGCGTCGAGCACATCCGCCGGGCGGTCGGAGTCGCCGACCTCGACGTGGAGATCACCGGCAAGGCGCCCTGGCACGCAGCTCAGCGGGTCGCCCGCAGCTACCGGTCGGGACGTGTGTTCCTGGCCGGTGACTCGGCGCACGAGATGTCCCCCACCGGGGCCTTCGGTTCCAACACCGGTATCCAGGACGCGCACAACCTCGCCTGGAAACTGGCCGCCGTGCTCGACGGCTGGGCGGGGGAGGAGCTGCTGGACACGTACGACGCCGAACGACGCCCCGTGGCCGAGGCCACCAGCGCGCGGGCCGCGGCCCGGTCGGCCGAGCACAGCCACCCCGGATTCGCCCCGCCCCCCGCGGCGGGCGGCGGCGGTCCCCAGAAGGGCATCCTCAACGTGGCCCTCGGCTACCGCTACCCGCAGGGTGCCGTGGTCGGCGCCGATCCGGCGGTCCCGGTCGTGCCCGAGCGCCTCGACCTGAGCGGTGGACCGGGCAGCAGGGCGCCTCACCTGTGGGTGCGCCGGGGCGACGAACGGCTCTCGACGCTCGACCTGTACGAGCGGTCCCTCGTGCTGCTCAGTGACGCCGCTGAGCCGAACGAGTGGCACGAGGCAGCCGTTCGTCTCGCCGACAAGTTGTCCCTCCCGCTCGCGTCGTACCGGGTGGGCAGCGAAGCACAGGCGGACCTGGTGCCGGAGGACGACGCCGACTGGGCCGAGCGCCACGGCACGGGCCCCGGAGGCGCGGTGCTCGTCCGGCCCGACGGATTCGTCGTATGGCGGTCCCAGGGGCCGGACCCGGACGCCGAGGCGGTGCTGCACCAGGTCCTGAGGACCGCGCTGGCAGTCGCCTGA
- a CDS encoding ATP-grasp domain-containing protein, whose protein sequence is MPGRPRVLFVTDLAYPARGRRYGDEDVFLSSRLRRDFDLALCHPLDAAALMDSFDAVVVRNSGPVLHYQREYDAFRNQAAARGTRVYNPLSGRADMAGKQYLLDLTAAGYPVIPTVGRPRDLHLLPPAEQYVVKPKAGADSIGLTVVPRDGLDGLTYGDVLIQPRVDFRYEVSFYYVDDAFQYALHAPDPERRWVLEPYLPTEADLGFARRFIDWNTLDHGIQRVDACRTREGDLLLVELEDLNPYLSLDRVDAPTRDAFVAAMTSSLHRFLDVSPRV, encoded by the coding sequence GTGCCCGGCCGCCCCCGCGTTCTGTTCGTGACCGACCTCGCCTACCCGGCCCGGGGGCGGCGCTACGGCGACGAGGACGTCTTCCTGTCGTCGCGGCTGCGCAGGGACTTCGACCTCGCGCTGTGCCACCCGCTGGACGCCGCCGCCCTCATGGACTCCTTCGACGCGGTCGTGGTCCGCAACAGCGGTCCGGTGCTCCACTACCAGCGGGAGTACGACGCCTTCCGGAACCAGGCCGCGGCGCGCGGCACCCGGGTCTACAACCCGTTGTCGGGCCGGGCGGACATGGCCGGCAAGCAGTACCTGCTGGATCTGACGGCAGCCGGATACCCGGTCATCCCCACCGTCGGCCGGCCGCGGGATCTGCACCTGCTGCCCCCGGCCGAGCAGTACGTGGTCAAGCCGAAGGCGGGGGCGGACTCGATCGGCCTCACCGTCGTCCCCCGGGACGGGCTGGACGGCCTCACCTACGGTGACGTGCTGATCCAGCCCCGCGTCGACTTCCGCTACGAGGTGTCGTTCTACTACGTCGACGACGCCTTCCAGTACGCCCTCCACGCCCCCGATCCCGAGCGGCGCTGGGTCCTCGAGCCCTACCTGCCCACGGAAGCCGACCTCGGTTTCGCCCGCCGCTTCATCGACTGGAACACCCTCGACCACGGCATCCAGCGCGTGGACGCCTGCCGCACCCGGGAGGGCGACCTGCTCCTGGTCGAGTTGGAGGACCTCAACCCGTACCTGTCCCTGGACCGTGTCGACGCCCCGACCCGCGACGCCTTCGTCGCCGCCATGACCAGCTCCCTCCACCGGTTCCTGGACGTCTCGCCGCGCGTTTAG
- a CDS encoding dihydrofolate reductase family protein: MRSVTYSMNVSLDGYIVGPDGGFDWGGPDEDILRFWNEDIRGVGVHLLGRRLYETMLYWETADQDASLDDTQLEWAALWKPLPKVVFSTTLSEVQGNARLASGDVAEEIERLRSEPGEGEIAIGGATLAAEAAAAGLIDEYRTLVYPVLVGGGIPYFPRHERRVDLELVETRPFSSRVVYLRHRVVRRPPGAAPHG, from the coding sequence ATGCGCAGCGTGACCTACTCGATGAACGTCTCACTCGACGGCTACATCGTCGGCCCGGACGGCGGTTTCGACTGGGGTGGGCCGGACGAGGACATCCTTCGCTTCTGGAACGAGGACATCCGGGGGGTCGGCGTCCACCTGCTGGGACGACGGCTGTACGAGACGATGCTGTACTGGGAGACCGCCGATCAGGACGCTTCGCTCGACGACACACAGCTGGAGTGGGCCGCGCTGTGGAAGCCGCTCCCGAAGGTGGTGTTCTCCACCACGCTGTCGGAGGTACAGGGCAATGCCCGCCTCGCTTCCGGCGATGTCGCGGAGGAGATCGAGCGGTTGCGCTCCGAGCCGGGGGAGGGGGAGATCGCGATCGGTGGCGCGACCCTGGCCGCCGAGGCGGCCGCGGCGGGCCTGATCGACGAGTACCGGACCCTGGTCTACCCGGTACTGGTCGGCGGCGGCATTCCCTACTTCCCCCGGCACGAACGCCGGGTCGATCTCGAACTCGTCGAGACCCGCCCCTTCAGCTCACGCGTCGTCTACCTTCGCCACCGCGTGGTCCGCCGGCCACCCGGCGCGGCGCCTCACGGGTAG
- a CDS encoding pyridoxamine 5'-phosphate oxidase family protein, whose product MHQDQRADRPGSHGEHEMQRALGTTSRADRFYDEQVLDRLNPRMREFVARQEMFFLATSDSTGQCDSTFRAGPAGFLRVLDDTTLAYPEYRGNGVMASLGNIRENPHVGLLMVDFSVDRIGLHVNGRAHLVTDDTMRRSHPELPADPLPGRRPQMWVEVEVEEAYIHCSKHIPRLVRAPLRPQSTEEHTTAAVGEQAWGTDDVRRKGGDYFEAANSKHDQAVR is encoded by the coding sequence TTGCACCAGGACCAGCGGGCGGACCGGCCCGGCAGCCACGGAGAGCACGAGATGCAGCGCGCGCTGGGCACCACGAGCCGCGCCGACCGCTTCTACGACGAACAGGTACTGGACCGGCTCAACCCCAGAATGAGGGAGTTCGTCGCCCGCCAGGAGATGTTCTTCCTCGCCACGTCCGACAGCACCGGGCAGTGCGACAGCACGTTCCGGGCCGGCCCGGCCGGTTTTCTCCGCGTTCTCGATGACACGACCCTCGCGTATCCGGAGTACCGGGGGAACGGCGTCATGGCCTCGCTGGGCAACATCCGGGAGAACCCACACGTCGGCCTGCTGATGGTGGACTTCTCCGTGGACCGCATCGGGCTGCACGTCAACGGCCGGGCCCACCTGGTCACCGATGACACCATGCGCCGCAGCCATCCCGAGCTGCCCGCCGATCCGCTGCCCGGCCGCCGCCCCCAGATGTGGGTCGAAGTCGAGGTCGAAGAGGCCTACATCCACTGCTCGAAGCACATACCGAGGCTGGTCAGAGCACCTCTGCGCCCACAGAGCACGGAAGAGCACACCACGGCCGCCGTCGGCGAACAGGCCTGGGGCACGGACGACGTCAGACGCAAGGGCGGCGACTACTTCGAGGCGGCGAACTCGAAACACGACCAGGCCGTGCGGTGA